The Chthoniobacterales bacterium genome includes a window with the following:
- a CDS encoding L,D-transpeptidase family protein, producing the protein MNALSAPRFAALAALGVLLAACATTGSTGSRRTAMRTYSEDTQFLGANGEIVSVASARPKARAAEAAAYWHGDGVSGSPSITVDLGQQKAFFYKGGKLVGETPISSGNAQHPTPRGSFSVTQKDKDHRSNLYGAFVDDAGIIVVQNVDVTSDRAPAGTHFKGAPMPYFMRFSGGSGLHAGYLPGFPDSHGCVRLPDEMARIFFENASHGTPVRVVN; encoded by the coding sequence ATGAACGCGCTGTCGGCCCCCCGGTTCGCAGCGCTCGCGGCGCTTGGCGTCTTGCTGGCAGCCTGCGCGACGACGGGCTCCACCGGTTCGCGGCGCACCGCCATGCGGACCTACAGCGAGGATACGCAGTTTCTCGGGGCCAACGGCGAGATCGTCTCGGTTGCTTCCGCCCGGCCCAAGGCCCGCGCAGCCGAGGCGGCAGCCTACTGGCACGGCGATGGAGTCAGCGGATCGCCCTCCATCACGGTCGATCTCGGCCAGCAGAAGGCCTTTTTCTACAAGGGCGGCAAGCTCGTCGGCGAGACACCGATTTCCAGCGGCAACGCGCAGCACCCCACGCCGCGAGGCAGCTTCTCCGTGACGCAGAAGGACAAGGACCACCGTTCGAATCTCTACGGGGCCTTCGTCGACGATGCCGGCATCATCGTCGTGCAGAATGTGGACGTCACGTCGGACCGCGCCCCGGCCGGCACGCACTTCAAGGGCGCGCCGATGCCGTATTTTATGCGCTTCTCGGGTGGCTCGGGTCTTCACGCCGGCTATCTGCCGGGCTTTCCGGATTCTCACGGCTGCGTGCGCCTGCCGGACGAAATGGCGCGCATTTTCTTC
- a CDS encoding L,D-transpeptidase family protein, producing MKKSLFLLALAAAVVLGSTGCANYDTRLTSTKTMYLGAGQDSISRGKASTLAEANSYWDGDGVPGAPAVVISLSQQTASFYKGGKLVGVSAISSGREGHDSPVGNFKIIDKDLDHASNLYGDYVDAQGKVVQANVDVKKDPVPPGAHFEGAKMPYFMHFAPAVGMHQGFLPGVPDSHGCIRMPEHMAKIYFENVQKGTPVTVVR from the coding sequence ATGAAAAAATCCCTGTTCCTTCTCGCGTTGGCGGCCGCCGTAGTGCTGGGGAGCACCGGTTGCGCCAACTACGACACTCGCCTGACCAGCACGAAGACCATGTATCTGGGGGCCGGTCAGGACAGCATCAGTCGCGGGAAGGCATCGACGCTGGCGGAGGCGAATTCCTACTGGGATGGCGACGGCGTGCCCGGCGCGCCGGCAGTCGTCATCAGCCTGAGCCAGCAGACTGCGTCATTCTACAAGGGCGGCAAGCTCGTCGGCGTTTCGGCGATCTCCAGCGGCCGCGAGGGGCATGATTCCCCGGTGGGGAACTTCAAGATCATCGACAAGGACCTCGATCACGCCTCGAATCTCTACGGTGACTATGTCGATGCGCAGGGCAAGGTCGTGCAGGCGAACGTGGACGTGAAGAAAGATCCGGTCCCCCCGGGCGCTCATTTCGAAGGCGCGAAGATGCCTTATTTCATGCATTTCGCTCCCGCGGTGGGCATGCACCAGGGCTTCCTTCCGGGCGTGCCGGACTCCCACGGCTGCATCCGCATGCCTGAGCACATGGCCAAGATTTATTTCGAGAACGTTCAGAAAGGGACTCCCGTCACCGTCGTGCGATGA
- a CDS encoding FmdB family zinc ribbon protein encodes MPTYEYECSKCRKTFELFQSMKDDALKTCPKEQCRMKAWGKGPVKRLLGTGAGLIFKGSGFYITDYRSEGYKVAAKKDSTTSTPKTESKPAAEKPAAKSKKKADG; translated from the coding sequence ATGCCGACCTACGAATACGAGTGCTCCAAGTGCCGCAAGACCTTCGAATTGTTCCAGTCGATGAAGGACGACGCACTCAAGACCTGCCCGAAGGAACAGTGCCGCATGAAGGCGTGGGGCAAGGGGCCGGTCAAGCGCCTGCTGGGCACCGGCGCGGGCCTGATTTTCAAGGGATCCGGGTTTTACATCACCGACTACCGCAGCGAGGGTTACAAGGTCGCCGCGAAGAAGGACTCCACTACCTCGACTCCGAAGACAGAGTCGAAACCGGCCGCCGAAAAGCCCGCCGCGAAATCGAAGAAGAAAGCCGATGGCTGA
- a CDS encoding zinc ribbon domain-containing protein, which translates to MADTPVPPTPSLSRCPVCGFENPPAVLYCQDCGAKLTIAPPSYLQPPPPVPTPATTAEAAPLSSSKTSPPKTKPPRILSMNRERPNFAFAFSLLRLAIYAALIALTVLIIRAPANLPPAEAPMDATTVGEIRSGLEKVSQNGSTASAPWSRVNAYLATVLVPTSAGATKFVRAVLMPKPGGFALTTEKRVLGVPIYSTVIYKLVVRAGHLDLQATGAALGRLPLPAEAAPIVQRIGGDLTGALALETSFLKSARMVRLSPDAVAIDFGRPRP; encoded by the coding sequence ATGGCTGACACGCCCGTTCCCCCCACGCCATCCCTCTCGCGGTGCCCCGTCTGCGGATTCGAGAATCCGCCGGCCGTCCTGTATTGCCAGGATTGCGGGGCGAAGCTGACGATCGCCCCTCCCAGCTACCTGCAGCCTCCGCCTCCCGTGCCCACGCCAGCGACCACGGCGGAAGCCGCCCCCCTTTCCTCGTCGAAAACGTCCCCCCCGAAGACGAAGCCGCCTCGCATCCTGAGCATGAACCGGGAGCGGCCGAATTTTGCCTTCGCCTTTTCCCTGCTCCGCCTGGCCATTTACGCCGCGCTCATCGCACTGACGGTTCTCATCATCCGCGCCCCGGCGAACCTGCCTCCGGCCGAGGCGCCGATGGATGCCACCACCGTTGGCGAGATCCGCTCCGGCCTGGAAAAAGTCTCCCAGAACGGCAGCACCGCCAGCGCCCCGTGGTCGCGCGTGAATGCCTATCTCGCCACGGTGCTCGTTCCCACCAGCGCAGGCGCCACGAAATTCGTGCGGGCCGTCTTGATGCCGAAGCCCGGCGGCTTTGCCCTTACCACCGAGAAGCGCGTGCTCGGCGTGCCGATCTACTCGACGGTGATCTACAAGCTCGTCGTGCGCGCCGGTCATCTCGATCTGCAGGCCACCGGCGCCGCGCTGGGACGCCTGCCCCTCCCGGCTGAAGCCGCTCCGATCGTCCAGCGAATCGGCGGCGACCTCACTGGCGCCCTTGCGCTCGAAACGAGCTTCCTGAAAAGCGCCCGCATGGTGCGCCTCTCCCCCGACGCCGTCGCCATCGATTTCGGCCGGCCCCGCCCATGA